ATAATCCTGTGGAGTAAAACATGAGCGATAAAATTATTCACCTGACTGACGGCAGTTTCGATGCGCAAGTGTTGCAAGCTGAGGGCGTAACCCTGGTTGATTTCTGGGCTGAGTGGTGTGGTCCCTGTAAAATGATCGCTCCTATTCTGGATGAAATTGCTGAAGAGTTTGCCGGTAAACTGACCGTTGCCAAGCTCAACATTGATGAAAATCCGGCGACTGCGCCGAAATACGGCATTCGCGGCATTCCAACGTTGTTGCTGTTCAAGAATGGCGAAGTGGCGGCCACCAAAGTGGGCGCGTTGTCTAAAGGTCAACTGAAAGAGTTCCTGACCGCCAATCTGTAAATTTCCGGGGGCGGCGAACGGACAATGAGTAATTCTCATATTCACCGCTTGCCGCCCGTCAGGAAGCGTGCTAGATTCTTCAACACTGCATATCGTACTTACCTATGTTTAAGCTTTTAAGCCCTTTAAGCTTAAGCCTGAAAGTTTGAGTCTAAAGCATTACTCTGTGTCAAAATCGGAAAGCCATTGATTTACAAAAATGTTCGTTATCTGGTTTGGGCAATCTAATAGTTTTAAAATAATTTGTTTTATGTGCTTTCGATCCCTTGCCATCGTTTTGTGCAGAGTCCGCACGCCTTAAGTGTGAAGCAAGACGAATACCTGGTGATTGGAGGTTGTTATAGAGGCATGGATGACCCTGCCATACCATTCACGTTAATAGTTCGAGATTTACCCCGAGTTTAAGAACCCACCATTATGAATCTTACCGAATTAAAGAATACGCCAGTTTCTGAGTTGATTACTCTTGGCGAAAGTATGGGGCTGGAAAACCTGG
This window of the Brenneria goodwinii genome carries:
- the trxA gene encoding thioredoxin TrxA, with protein sequence MSDKIIHLTDGSFDAQVLQAEGVTLVDFWAEWCGPCKMIAPILDEIAEEFAGKLTVAKLNIDENPATAPKYGIRGIPTLLLFKNGEVAATKVGALSKGQLKEFLTANL